The Carnobacterium sp. 17-4 genome has a window encoding:
- a CDS encoding YfhO family protein, producing the protein MQKTMQTFIQKQWPMLLAFFVPFFTMSLIYIFQGVYPFGNDSLLTVDLGQQYIDFYSYYRQTFFDDPTTFFYSFSKAIGGDMVGLWAYYLTSPFNLLFLLFPYTQISLAVTCLTLLKISLAGLSFGYLLKKSFSGTGFILAAFSISYALMGYTIVNQLNIMWLDGLIFMPLIVLGLEQLIAEKKGVHYSLFLGLMLFSNYYIAYMICLFLVCYFIFRLTGVSYPNGTQWKTKFTDMLTSIGLFIWHSLLGAGLAGILLLPTFHSLMESKASYTKFEFDWELAYPFPEMVSKLFIGAFNFDQMPSGYPNLFIGSLALVSFICYFFNSYFSKKERLTALVMMILFVVSMNLEAFNKIWHAMQYPIWYPYRFSFVVCFFMLINGFRSFMHYEGMRPISTLVSMLLTALVSFYVYNGEFDFIYTEQIILTVLFTCMVIFFFIIKPQQYTWLPAALFLLTAVEMGVNAQIDLSRLSYVDQDSFTVYQTGLDDSIDAIQDMDDNFYRVEKTFLRTKNDSFQADYPSVTHFSSTFERTIPALFGSLGFPVGDGFLAYSNGTLVTDALFNIQYYMSEKKDLYLAETNQPLGVKSTRLKDSLSRTQQVPSLIDSLLIPSVSDAKKEEFELSTMQTKPDLRSYTQIGETDKTFIYENPNTLPIAFGSSDSILDVSLIEDQPIQLQEAILQALTNNRGTEQFFMPSDFDSTVYQNVTLSDALNEKIYRKQVLNNDASVSFQFTPETNDSFYLTLSPNIKEEDVNLFLNGEPFTQYETYRDQLILNIASQNKGDTLTFKIELEESTIRLKDFQLYRLNSTAFESAIQSLKAGGITIEEYSNTSFKGTVDIQQDQEVLMTTIPYSEGWSVKVDGIPIQTKKALDSLLVIPITEGKHVVEFNYTTPLFFEGTILTLISAMLLFVTSLFFKKNLKGGNQ; encoded by the coding sequence ATGCAAAAAACAATGCAGACCTTTATTCAAAAACAATGGCCCATGTTGTTAGCTTTTTTTGTTCCGTTCTTTACGATGTCGCTCATTTATATTTTTCAAGGCGTTTATCCTTTTGGAAATGATTCTCTACTAACAGTCGACTTAGGACAACAATACATTGATTTTTATTCGTATTATCGACAAACCTTTTTTGATGATCCAACTACATTTTTTTATTCTTTTTCTAAAGCTATCGGTGGAGATATGGTAGGGTTATGGGCCTATTACTTGACCAGCCCTTTTAATTTATTATTTTTACTCTTTCCGTATACTCAGATCTCGTTAGCAGTGACTTGCTTGACTCTTTTAAAAATTAGTTTAGCAGGGTTAAGTTTTGGTTATTTATTAAAAAAATCATTCAGTGGAACAGGATTTATCTTAGCAGCCTTTTCAATTAGTTACGCTTTAATGGGGTACACGATTGTCAATCAATTAAACATCATGTGGCTAGACGGCCTCATTTTTATGCCACTTATTGTGCTGGGTCTTGAACAATTGATTGCTGAGAAAAAGGGAGTACATTACTCTCTTTTTCTTGGACTGATGTTATTCTCAAATTACTACATCGCTTATATGATTTGTCTCTTTCTAGTCTGTTATTTCATTTTTCGTTTGACCGGTGTTTCTTATCCAAATGGAACTCAGTGGAAAACCAAGTTTACAGACATGCTCACTTCTATTGGATTGTTCATTTGGCATTCTCTATTAGGAGCAGGATTAGCAGGGATATTACTGCTGCCAACATTTCATTCCCTTATGGAAAGTAAAGCCAGCTACACGAAATTTGAATTTGACTGGGAATTAGCCTACCCGTTTCCAGAAATGGTATCCAAATTATTTATTGGCGCTTTTAATTTTGACCAAATGCCTTCTGGTTATCCTAATTTATTCATTGGCAGCTTAGCGCTTGTCTCATTCATTTGTTATTTCTTTAATAGTTACTTTTCAAAAAAAGAGCGATTGACCGCCTTAGTAATGATGATTCTATTTGTTGTTTCTATGAATTTAGAAGCTTTCAACAAAATCTGGCATGCTATGCAGTACCCTATCTGGTACCCTTATCGTTTTTCGTTTGTGGTTTGCTTCTTTATGTTAATTAACGGATTTAGAAGTTTTATGCACTATGAAGGCATGCGGCCTATTAGTACACTTGTCAGCATGCTATTAACGGCCTTAGTAAGCTTTTACGTCTATAATGGTGAATTTGATTTTATTTATACAGAACAAATTATTTTAACGGTTCTTTTTACCTGTATGGTTATCTTTTTCTTTATTATCAAACCACAACAATACACTTGGCTACCTGCTGCACTCTTTCTTCTCACCGCAGTAGAAATGGGTGTAAATGCCCAAATCGATTTATCTCGTTTGAGTTATGTCGATCAAGACAGCTTTACGGTTTACCAAACCGGGCTGGATGATAGTATTGATGCCATACAAGATATGGATGATAATTTTTATCGAGTCGAAAAAACATTTTTACGAACAAAAAATGATAGCTTTCAAGCTGACTATCCGAGTGTGACTCATTTCAGTTCAACTTTTGAGCGAACAATACCTGCCTTATTTGGTAGTCTTGGTTTTCCTGTAGGAGATGGTTTTCTTGCCTATTCTAATGGAACGCTGGTAACTGATGCTTTATTTAATATTCAGTATTACATGAGCGAAAAAAAGGATCTTTATCTTGCAGAAACCAACCAACCTTTAGGCGTCAAAAGTACCCGGTTGAAAGATTCTTTGAGCCGGACGCAACAAGTACCATCATTAATAGATTCTTTACTGATCCCTTCTGTTTCAGATGCTAAAAAAGAGGAATTTGAACTAAGTACCATGCAGACAAAACCCGATTTACGCTCTTATACACAAATTGGCGAAACGGATAAGACGTTTATTTACGAAAATCCCAATACCTTACCAATTGCTTTCGGAAGTTCTGACTCTATCCTAGACGTTTCTTTAATAGAGGATCAGCCGATTCAGTTACAAGAAGCGATTTTACAAGCTTTGACCAATAATCGAGGTACAGAGCAGTTCTTTATGCCTAGCGATTTTGATAGTACCGTATACCAAAATGTGACCCTATCTGATGCTCTTAACGAGAAGATTTACCGGAAACAAGTTTTGAATAACGATGCATCCGTGAGTTTTCAATTTACACCGGAAACTAATGATTCCTTCTATTTAACACTTAGCCCCAATATTAAAGAAGAAGATGTTAACTTATTTTTAAATGGAGAACCGTTCACTCAATATGAGACATATAGAGATCAATTAATTTTAAATATTGCCAGTCAAAATAAAGGAGATACTCTTACGTTTAAAATTGAATTAGAAGAATCTACGATACGCTTAAAAGACTTTCAACTGTATCGTTTAAATTCAACCGCATTTGAGTCAGCTATCCAATCTTTAAAAGCTGGTGGCATAACCATCGAGGAATATAGCAACACGTCTTTTAAAGGCACTGTAGATATTCAGCAAGACCAAGAAGTCTTAATGACGACTATTCCGTATAGTGAAGGTTGGTCTGTTAAGGTTGATGGTATTCCTATCCAAACGAAGAAAGCTTTAGACAGTTTGTTAGTTATTCCTATCACTGAAGGTAAACACGTTGTTGAATTTAATTATACGACACCCTTATTTTTTGAAGGAACCATTTTAACGCTCATTTCGGCAATGCTTCTTTTTGTAACAAGTCTTTTCTTTAAAAAAAATCTTAAAGGTGGAAACCAATGA
- a CDS encoding pentapeptide repeat-containing protein yields MNTSIKIAQPRIPANLSASHFDEIDHESYYTNCQFKDCTLSSKQLENVCFQHVSFINVTFEHCQFTRFECLDVTFEGCNISNNEWIGAIFHRTTFKDTKFLGTNFAESSIVDAQFDHCIGNYSSFNYASMKQVRFQDCSLLESEFFEVTWKKLDFVRCQLNQLSIMQTNLNGLNFSDSEFENLSVSIDLVKGCKLNAGQALVIANMLGIQIV; encoded by the coding sequence ATGAATACATCAATAAAAATAGCTCAACCTAGAATACCTGCCAATCTATCAGCTTCGCATTTTGATGAAATCGATCACGAGTCTTACTACACAAATTGTCAATTTAAGGACTGTACCCTATCTAGTAAGCAGCTAGAAAATGTCTGCTTCCAACATGTTTCTTTTATTAATGTGACCTTTGAACATTGCCAATTTACTCGTTTTGAATGTTTAGATGTTACGTTTGAAGGATGCAACATCAGTAACAATGAATGGATTGGTGCTATTTTCCATCGCACGACTTTCAAAGATACGAAATTTCTGGGTACTAATTTTGCTGAATCTTCTATTGTTGATGCTCAGTTTGATCATTGTATCGGGAATTACAGTTCTTTCAATTATGCTTCAATGAAGCAAGTTCGTTTCCAAGACTGTTCATTGCTTGAAAGTGAATTTTTCGAAGTGACTTGGAAAAAACTAGATTTTGTACGGTGTCAATTGAATCAACTATCTATTATGCAAACAAACCTCAACGGATTAAATTTTAGCGATTCTGAATTTGAAAATTTATCGGTATCCATTGATTTAGTAAAAGGATGCAAACTCAATGCTGGACAAGCTCTTGTTATTGCAAATATGTTAGGTATTCAAATTGTATAA
- a CDS encoding superoxide dismutase, with amino-acid sequence MTYELPKLPYGYDALEPHIDQATMEFHHDKHHATYVEKTNAALEKYPELAKKSIEELVADLNSVPEEIRTAIRNNGGGHANHSFFWEILSPNGGGEPTGTLKEDIEATFGSFDKFKEAIETAGAGQFGSGWAWLVLNNGKLEVTSTANQDSPLTDGKTPLFGVDVWEHAYYLNYQNKRPAYLKAVWNVVNWNEVAKRYEAAK; translated from the coding sequence ATGACATACGAATTACCAAAATTACCTTATGGATATGATGCATTAGAACCACATATCGACCAAGCAACTATGGAGTTTCATCATGATAAACATCATGCAACATATGTTGAAAAAACAAATGCTGCTCTTGAAAAATACCCAGAGTTAGCAAAAAAATCAATTGAAGAATTAGTAGCAGACTTAAATTCAGTTCCTGAAGAAATCCGTACAGCTATCCGTAACAATGGTGGCGGACATGCTAACCACAGCTTCTTCTGGGAAATTCTTTCACCAAATGGTGGCGGAGAACCAACTGGAACGTTAAAAGAAGATATTGAAGCGACTTTTGGAAGCTTTGATAAATTCAAAGAAGCAATTGAAACTGCTGGAGCTGGCCAATTTGGTTCAGGTTGGGCATGGTTAGTTCTTAATAACGGTAAATTAGAAGTAACTTCAACAGCTAATCAAGATTCTCCATTAACAGATGGAAAAACACCACTTTTTGGAGTAGATGTTTGGGAACATGCATACTACTTGAACTACCAAAACAAACGCCCTGCTTATTTAAAAGCAGTATGGAATGTTGTTAACTGGAATGAAGTAGCAAAACGTTACGAAGCAGCTAAATAA
- a CDS encoding DUF1189 domain-containing protein, translating into MKDSLFHPEKLAQAITLKKGKVFLYFLFIAFIATIPTWIQSNQIINDFSRDGQIIAESIPPFEIENDQIVTTEPVKSYIYQTDSIIFTFDPNGERTIEDVEQDLVANLLGIAFLEDSLYFVLPDYPIQLPYTQLNGLTSETFIDLILNVQAFGISLPLITFILIWLSTLFLTFLYTLLYTLFANILSILTGRKLKFGDNWKIVLVASTLPTLFIALLNSVNLIPVFQLEIKTIVTLFIYYLAIRVLPKTKRMP; encoded by the coding sequence ATTAAAGATTCATTATTTCATCCAGAAAAGCTAGCACAAGCAATTACGTTAAAAAAAGGGAAAGTATTTCTTTATTTTTTATTCATCGCTTTTATCGCAACAATTCCAACTTGGATACAAAGCAATCAAATAATCAATGATTTTAGTCGAGATGGTCAAATTATTGCGGAAAGTATTCCACCTTTTGAAATAGAAAATGATCAAATTGTTACAACTGAACCTGTAAAAAGTTATATATATCAAACCGATTCGATTATCTTCACTTTTGATCCAAACGGAGAAAGAACCATTGAAGATGTAGAACAAGATTTAGTTGCAAACTTATTGGGAATTGCTTTTTTAGAAGACAGTCTTTATTTTGTTCTTCCAGATTACCCTATCCAATTGCCGTATACTCAGTTAAACGGCTTAACAAGCGAAACATTTATCGACCTTATTTTAAATGTTCAAGCATTTGGTATTAGTTTGCCGCTTATTACATTTATTCTCATATGGTTGTCTACTCTTTTTCTTACGTTTTTGTATACTTTACTGTACACCTTATTTGCAAATATTCTCTCTATCCTTACCGGAAGAAAGTTGAAATTTGGCGATAACTGGAAAATTGTCTTAGTTGCTTCTACATTGCCAACGCTATTCATTGCACTATTAAATAGTGTTAATTTAATACCTGTTTTTCAATTAGAAATCAAAACAATTGTAACTTTATTCATCTATTATTTAGCCATTCGAGTACTGCCTAAAACGAAACGTATGCCCTAA
- a CDS encoding DEAD/DEAH box helicase, whose amino-acid sequence MEHTFEKFGLQPFLIDAINEIGFTKPTEVQEKLIPAIKSGKSVIGQSQTGSGKTHTFLLPLINKIDPSRKEVQVVITTPSRELAEQIYQAALQLVEKAPAKIIVQNFVGGTDKKRQITKLAGTQPHIVIGTPGRILDLVTEKALLIYTSPVLVIDEADMTLDMGFLTDVDQIASKLPEKLQMLVFSATIPIKLQPFLKKYMSNPLFEQIQPKAIISPTIENWLISTKGKDRIDVIYELLTIGQPYLVMIFANTKSKVDELADGLKSRGIKVAKIHGDIPPRERKRVMKQVQNLEYQFVVATDLAARGIDIEGVSHVINAEIPRDLSFFIHRVGRTGRNNLKGTAITLYAPSDENLIIDIEKLGIPFEPKMIQKGEIVDTYDRKRRTTRENTATDKIDPKLKSMISQTKKKVKPGYKKKMSRAIKESGLKQRRVERRSQANAIKKSKQEKII is encoded by the coding sequence CAACAGAAGTACAAGAAAAGCTTATACCAGCTATTAAAAGTGGGAAAAGTGTTATTGGTCAATCACAAACGGGGTCAGGAAAAACTCATACATTTTTACTTCCATTAATAAACAAAATTGATCCATCACGTAAAGAAGTGCAAGTGGTGATCACTACTCCTAGTAGAGAACTAGCAGAACAAATATATCAAGCAGCACTTCAATTAGTTGAAAAAGCTCCTGCAAAAATTATTGTACAAAATTTTGTAGGTGGAACAGATAAAAAACGACAAATAACTAAATTAGCTGGAACTCAACCACATATTGTAATCGGAACACCTGGGAGAATTTTAGATTTAGTAACTGAAAAAGCTTTATTGATTTATACGTCTCCAGTCTTGGTTATTGACGAAGCAGATATGACTTTAGATATGGGATTTTTAACGGATGTTGATCAAATCGCAAGTAAATTACCTGAAAAGTTGCAAATGCTTGTCTTCTCAGCAACTATCCCGATTAAGTTACAACCGTTTTTGAAAAAATATATGTCTAATCCGTTATTTGAACAAATTCAGCCTAAAGCAATTATTTCACCAACGATTGAAAATTGGCTTATTTCTACAAAAGGGAAAGACAGAATTGATGTTATTTATGAATTATTAACGATTGGACAACCGTATTTGGTTATGATTTTCGCAAATACGAAATCTAAAGTCGATGAATTAGCGGATGGTCTTAAATCTAGAGGGATTAAAGTAGCTAAAATTCATGGAGATATTCCTCCACGTGAAAGAAAACGTGTAATGAAACAAGTACAAAATCTTGAGTATCAATTTGTCGTTGCGACTGATTTAGCTGCACGCGGTATTGATATTGAAGGTGTTTCACATGTGATCAATGCTGAGATTCCAAGAGACCTTAGCTTCTTTATTCATCGTGTTGGTAGAACTGGAAGAAACAATCTTAAAGGAACTGCCATCACTTTGTATGCTCCAAGCGATGAAAACTTAATCATAGACATTGAAAAATTAGGGATTCCTTTTGAACCAAAAATGATTCAAAAAGGTGAAATAGTAGACACGTATGATCGTAAGCGTCGTACGACTCGTGAAAACACGGCTACTGATAAAATTGATCCTAAATTGAAGAGTATGATAAGTCAGACAAAGAAAAAAGTTAAACCAGGATACAAGAAAAAAATGTCTCGTGCCATTAAAGAGAGTGGTTTGAAACAGCGTCGTGTTGAACGTCGTAGTCAAGCTAATGCTATTAAAAAAAGCAAACAAGAAAAAATAATTTAA